A part of Larkinella insperata genomic DNA contains:
- a CDS encoding sensor histidine kinase translates to MKTVQSTFRKLIGSPDEFALEERIFHSVCLLTILVMAFNVVSSFVMGLPETGWICLALFLTGFYIYYLTRIRSKFVLALTLAGCVLMVLFSVNYFYSAGMVGSSLLSFSITLFLLLITAPARHSLFWVAFNMLVVLGLLTVEYLHPELIVEKHQDRLTHTLDLALTYLVTVVFLYFGTLFFTRAYKRERKRVEERSVVLERLNEEKNKLFSIVSHDLQSPLASVQHYLEVLKEIELEADDRKMIETQLMDGVNYTQEMLYNLLSWSTTQMSGTKVSLTMVNVSSCLQPIMAIFKPLLDNKAIRQDFRVDLTLHVLADHAMLQLIVRNLVGNAIKFTPTGGSITVETTRLEKTCLITVKDTGLGIPDEEKSRIFSLKAQPTYGTNKEKGVGLGLFLCKEYAEAQNGKLWYESTEGVGTTFYLELPLGV, encoded by the coding sequence TTGAAAACCGTTCAATCAACGTTTCGTAAGCTTATTGGAAGTCCGGATGAGTTTGCGCTCGAAGAACGCATTTTTCATTCCGTCTGCCTGCTGACCATCCTGGTGATGGCCTTCAACGTCGTTTCTAGCTTCGTGATGGGGCTTCCCGAAACCGGATGGATCTGTCTGGCGCTTTTTCTGACCGGTTTCTATATTTACTACCTCACCCGGATTCGAAGCAAATTTGTCCTTGCCCTGACGCTAGCGGGGTGCGTACTCATGGTGCTGTTTAGCGTCAATTATTTTTACAGCGCCGGCATGGTCGGGTCCTCGCTGCTCAGCTTTTCAATTACCCTGTTTCTGCTCCTGATTACCGCACCTGCCCGGCATTCGTTGTTTTGGGTCGCCTTCAACATGTTGGTGGTGCTGGGGCTTTTAACGGTCGAATACCTGCACCCGGAGTTGATTGTTGAGAAGCACCAGGACCGCCTGACGCACACCCTGGATCTGGCCTTGACCTACCTCGTTACGGTTGTTTTCCTCTATTTCGGAACCCTCTTTTTTACCCGGGCCTACAAACGGGAGCGAAAACGCGTGGAGGAGCGGTCGGTGGTGCTGGAACGGCTGAACGAGGAGAAAAACAAGCTGTTTTCCATTGTTTCACACGATTTACAGTCGCCGTTGGCGTCGGTTCAACATTACCTGGAGGTGCTGAAAGAAATTGAACTGGAGGCCGACGACCGTAAAATGATTGAAACGCAGCTGATGGACGGGGTTAATTACACGCAGGAAATGCTGTACAATCTGTTGTCCTGGTCGACCACGCAGATGAGCGGCACCAAAGTTTCGCTGACGATGGTGAACGTCTCCAGTTGCCTGCAACCCATCATGGCGATTTTTAAGCCTTTACTGGACAACAAAGCGATCCGGCAGGATTTTCGGGTTGATCTGACGCTCCATGTGCTGGCCGATCACGCCATGCTTCAGTTAATCGTCCGCAACCTGGTGGGAAATGCCATCAAGTTTACGCCCACGGGCGGTTCCATTACCGTTGAGACGACCCGGCTGGAAAAGACCTGCCTGATCACGGTAAAAGACACCGGTTTGGGAATCCCGGACGAGGAAAAGAGCCGCATATTTTCGCTCAAAGCGCAGCCAACGTACGGTACCAACAAGGAAAAGGGCGTGGGTCTGGGCCTTTTTCTCTGCAAGGAATACGCCGAAGCACAAAACGGAAAACTCTGGTATGAAAGCACAGAAGGCGTGGGCACCACCTTTTACCTGGAGTTGCCGCTGGGCGTCTGA
- a CDS encoding PepSY-associated TM helix domain-containing protein, with amino-acid sequence MSTTKSVKTWFQIHKWTSLICTAFLLMLCLTGLPLIFHEEIEELEGKQLAPDLPANTPRASLDKLVETGLKANPAKVIRYLYWDEHQPNTVALSLSDSIDAPPDNFKTVILDERTAKILEEPNYQEGFMYVMLQLHVDMFMGIGGKLFLGLMGILFVIAIVSGLMLYGPIMKRFDFGMIRTEKSTRLKWLDLHNLLGVVTIAWATVVGFTGVINTLSEVVLGLWQMGQLSEMTAPYKKAAPLTGQLSSLDQAFRIARKADSGMEPYLAAYPGTPFSSKHHYAIFVKGKTPLTERLVRPALVDAKTGKLTDMREMPWYVNALFLSQPLHFGDYGGLPLKIIWAIFDIITIVVLASGLYLWFARNKATKAQLARMEQASRTKSSRNVEESEILTLSEQKGEGV; translated from the coding sequence ATGAGTACGACGAAAAGTGTCAAAACCTGGTTCCAGATTCACAAATGGACCAGCCTGATCTGCACGGCGTTCCTTCTGATGCTCTGCCTGACGGGGCTGCCGCTGATCTTCCACGAGGAAATTGAAGAACTGGAAGGCAAACAACTGGCCCCCGACCTGCCCGCCAACACGCCCAGGGCCAGTCTGGACAAGTTGGTGGAAACGGGTCTGAAGGCCAACCCTGCGAAAGTGATCCGGTATCTGTACTGGGATGAACACCAGCCGAATACCGTTGCGCTGAGTCTGTCGGACTCCATTGATGCGCCACCGGACAACTTTAAAACCGTGATTCTCGACGAGCGGACGGCGAAGATTCTGGAGGAACCGAACTACCAGGAGGGCTTCATGTACGTGATGCTGCAACTGCACGTCGATATGTTCATGGGCATTGGCGGCAAGCTGTTCCTCGGGTTGATGGGCATCCTGTTCGTGATTGCCATCGTTTCGGGATTGATGCTGTACGGCCCGATCATGAAACGGTTTGATTTCGGGATGATTCGCACTGAAAAATCGACGCGGTTGAAATGGCTCGATTTGCACAATCTGCTCGGCGTGGTCACGATTGCCTGGGCCACGGTTGTTGGTTTTACGGGCGTGATCAACACCTTGTCGGAAGTGGTGCTCGGATTGTGGCAGATGGGCCAGCTCTCCGAAATGACGGCGCCCTACAAAAAGGCGGCTCCGCTGACCGGCCAGCTCAGTTCGCTGGATCAGGCATTCCGAATAGCCCGGAAAGCCGATTCGGGTATGGAGCCGTACCTGGCGGCTTATCCGGGAACGCCGTTTAGCAGCAAACACCACTACGCCATTTTTGTGAAAGGCAAAACGCCCCTGACCGAGCGGCTGGTGCGCCCCGCGCTGGTGGATGCCAAAACCGGGAAGCTGACCGACATGCGGGAAATGCCGTGGTACGTCAACGCGCTGTTTCTTTCGCAGCCGCTGCACTTCGGCGATTACGGCGGGCTCCCCCTGAAAATCATCTGGGCAATCTTCGACATCATCACCATTGTGGTGCTCGCCAGCGGGTTGTATCTTTGGTTTGCCCGCAACAAAGCCACAAAAGCGCAACTGGCCCGGATGGAACAGGCTAGCCGGACCAAAAGCAGCCGGAACGTGGAAGAATCCGAAATCTTAACGCTCAGTGAGCAGAAAGGAGAAGGGGTATGA